A stretch of the Aegilops tauschii subsp. strangulata cultivar AL8/78 chromosome 4, Aet v6.0, whole genome shotgun sequence genome encodes the following:
- the LOC120963521 gene encoding uncharacterized protein, translating to MHESARKDVERAFGVLQSRWGIVRNPALSWDETKLWEVMTACVIMHNMIVEDERDESIFDQGFDYQGENVEPLHQEPATFEQFVQFHRELRDWHTHLDLQNDLVEHVWDHIGNQ from the coding sequence ATGCACGAGAGTGCTAGAAAGGATGTGGAACGTGCTTTTGGTGTGCTTCAATCCCGGTGGGGTATCGTTCGAAACCCTGCACTGTCATGGGATGAAACGAAGctttgggaggtgatgactgcttgtgtgatcatgcacaacatgatcgtcgaGGACGAGCGTGATGAGAGCATCTTCGACCAAGGATTTGATTATCAAGGTGAAAATGTTGAGCCCCTGCACCAAGAACCGGCCACATTTGAACAGTTTGTCCAATTCCATCGTGAGCTGCGTGATTGGCACACTCATTTGGATCTTCAAAATGACTTGGTTGAGCACGTGTGGGATCacattggcaaccaatag